The Syngnathus typhle isolate RoL2023-S1 ecotype Sweden linkage group LG6, RoL_Styp_1.0, whole genome shotgun sequence genome has a window encoding:
- the LOC133155993 gene encoding ATP-sensitive inward rectifier potassium channel 1-like has protein sequence MFGPFSKRLQDYLAERKRRRARLVTKDGHCNIEYGNIKYSKHFAFLADYWTTFVEIRWRFVLLVFIATFTLSWFIFGLLWYWIARSNGDLTWQEPPEDHAPCVDNVVGLTTAFLYSLETQTTIGYGGRALTPVCPGAVALIIIQSLLGAVINCFMCGIILSKISSPKKRAKTISFSDMAVISPKNGALCLSIRVANLRKTLMIGSQIYGKLLRTTHTADGETIIMDQVNIEFMVDAGKDNLFFVCPLTLRHVICKGSPFFEMAVDTLHKQEFELVVFLDCTAESTSSSCQVRTSFIPQEIMWGYNFLPIISRSKEGKYRVDFSNFSKVVPVATAHCAYCFHNIKGHHHHSKDGLDNQGFEVIDIHDPASITKM, from the coding sequence ATGTTTGGCCCTTTCAGCAAACGTCTTCAGGACTATCTGGCTGAGCGAAAGCGTCGCCGGGCCAGGCTGGTGACCAAAGACGGCCACTGCAACATCGAATACGGAAACATCAAGTACAGCAAACATTTTGCTTTCCTGGCCGACTACTGGACCACATTCGTGGAGATCCGCTGGCGTTTTGTGCTTTTAGTCTTCATTGCAACTTTCACCCTGAGCTGGTTCATCTTCGGCCTGCTCTGGTACTGGATTGCTCGTAGTAATGGAGACCTGACGTGGCAGGAGCCCCCCGAGGACCATGCGCCTTGTGTTGATAATGTTGTCGGACTCACCACAGCTTTCCTGTACTCCCTTGAAACCCAAACAACCATTGGGTACGGTGGCCGAGCCCTGACTCCCGTTTGCCCCGGTGCTGTGGCCCTTATCATCATCCAGTCTCTCCTTGGCGCAGTCATCAACTGCTTCATGTGTGGAATCATTTTATCTAAAATCTCTTCACCTAAAAAGAGAGCAAAGACCATCTCATTCAGTGACATGGCTGTAATCAGCCCAAAGAACGGCGCGCTCTGCTTGTCAATACGAGTGGCCAATCTCCGAAAGACCCTCATGATAGGAAGTCAGATCTATGGCAAACTGCTGCGAACCACCCATACAGCAGATGGCGAGACAATAATCATGGACCAGGTGAACATTGAATTCATGGTAGACGCCGGAAAGGACAACCTGTTCTTTGTGTGTCCGCTCACACTTCGTCACGTCATCTGCAAGGGAAGCCCCTTCTTTGAGATGGCAGTGGACACGCTCCACAAGCAAGAGTTTGAGCTGGTCGTCTTCTTGGACTGTACCGCAGAGTCCACCAGCTCCTCCTGTCAAGTCCGGACTTCCTTCATTCCCCAGGAGATCATGTGGGGCTACAATTTCCTGCCCATCATCTCCCGAAGCAAAGAAGGTAAATACCGGGTGGATTTCTCCAACTTTTCCAAGGTGGTACCTGTGGCCACTGCGCATTGCGCCTACTGTTTCCACAACATCAAAGGGCACCACCACCACTCCAAAGATGGACTTGACAACCAAGGTTTTGAGGTGATTGATATCCATGATCCTGCAAGTATCACCAAGATGTAA